The nucleotide window AGAAGGTAAAACAATATTTTTTATTGTTTCTCCATGAGTCATTCCTAATCCAAATGCTGCTTTTCTTTGACTATCTGGAACAGCACGAATAACATCATCAGATAAAGATGAAATTACTGGAATAATCATAATTCCCATAACAATACCAGAAGCTAAAGCACTATTAAATGTAGCTTCTAATCCTACTGATTCTGCTACTTTAACAACAAGAGGTGCAACAGTAATTGCAGCAAAAAATCCATAAACAACTGTTGGAATACCTGCTAAAACTTCAAGTAAAGGTTTTAAATAATCCCTTAATTTTGGACTTGCATATTCACTCATATAAATAGCACTACCAAGCCCAATAGGAATAGAAACAGCTAATGCAATTAAAGTAATTACAAATGTTCCAGCAAAAATTGGAAGTGCTCCAAATTGGCTACCAACAACTCCTGGACTCCAAACTGTACCAGTTATAAAATACCAAAAACTTCTTAATTTGAAAAATTCGATGGCTTCGAATAAAATTGAGAATAAAATACCAAAAGTAGTTAAAATTGAGATTGCTGCTGCACAAATAAGCCCAATTTTGATTAATTTTTCAATAAGTTCTCTCTGTTTTTTTCTCGATTCAAAAGTGCTCAATACTTTTGCCTTTATATTAAATTTTGTAAAATTTTAATTAAAGTTGATTACATAATGGTTACATTATAAGATGCTAGAAATTGGTTTGTCTGAACCTTTAGATGCTTTTTTTAAGATATTTAAGGAGTTGTCAAAATTATTTATATTTGATTCACCATTTATTTCCATAATTGCAGAAGATACAGATAATAAATCAAATTTTCTTTCCATATTAAATCTATCTTTTGAAATAATATATCCATTCTTTTTGTCTTCTTTTGAATAGATATTTTTAGCACTATTTTTAAACTCTTCTTGAATTTCTGCTGTTAAATCATAAACTTCTTTATATTCATAATTTTTCAATCCTACAAAAAAATCATCTCCTCCAATATGTGCAATAAAAGCATCTTTTGGATAACGTTTTTGTAATAGTTCTGAAAAAATTAGAATTGCACGATCTCCTTGCCTAAAGCCATAAATATCATTGAAAGGTTTAAAATCATTAAAATCAAAATAGATTATATGAGTTATAACTTTTTGATTCTTTTTTAAACTTTTTTCTATAAATTTCTCAATTTGATTATTCCCTGGAAGTTTAGTAAGAGGATTTTGATTTGTTGCTATTTCAATATTTCTTTTATAAGATAAAGTTAAAAGAGAATTTAAATTTATAAAACCTTTATACTTGTCTGAATCAGTTATAAATATACCTAAAGAATCATTTGCTTTTAAATTATACATTTCAAGTATTTTATCTATGCCCCAAGAAATTTCTACAGATAAAGCAGGTTTTATATATTTTATTAATGTTGAAGAAACAGTTTGATTTTGTGCAAGTGATAATCCATATTGAGAATAAGAGATTTTTTTTATATCGCTTTCATAGATAATTCCTAAAAAGTTTTCAAATTCATCAATAATTGGAACAAAATGTATTTTAGTATTTTCTTTAAAGTGAACAAATAAATCATACAAAGAAGTGTTTACGCTCAAAGGTGTAATTTCTTCTATAAATTCATCATTAATAATATTAGTTGCATTTAATCTTTTATCATCATTTATTAATGTGATAATATTTAAATATGTACTTGTAATATCATTTATTTGTAAAGTTGGTCTTTGAACTAAATAACCTTGAATAAAATCCGCACCAATATCTTTACAAGTATAAAACTCTTTTGCTGTTTCAATTCCTTCTGCCACAACTTGCATTCCCATAATATGCGCCATTTCAATAATAGAAGAACAAAAAAGTTTTTTCTTTGAATCTTGGTCAATATTTGTAATAAAAAATCTATCTAATTTTATAACGTTTGCTTCACTAAAATATAAAAGTTTTAATCCTGAAACACCAATCCCAAAATCATCAATTGCAATTGTATAGCTACTTTGTTTATATTTTTGAATCATAGTAGAAAGGGCATTTTGTTCTATTGCTGTTCCTTTTTCACTTAATTCAAAACAGATTCTATCTTTATTTAAACCATATTTTTTTAAAATTTTTGCAGTATTTCCTTGAGAATATTTTTTGTTATAAATTATTCTATTGTCAAGATTATAAAAAAGTTTTATATTATCTATTTTAATTTTTGAAAATTTACTTATAGCCTTTTCTCTTAATTGTAAATCAAGTTCATATAAATAATCATCATTAAAAGCTAGGTTAAATAAATCATCAATTGATGTTAATTCTGGAATTAAATTAGTATTTCGTAATAATGCTTCAACTGCATATATTTTGCCACTATGAGAATAGATTATAGGCTGAAAAGCATAATCAAGTTTTTCTATTATTTCAGTCCAATTTGGCATAGTTTTCCTAAAAATTACATTATTAAGTTTTTATCTCTTTGTTCGCGTTAACAGATAAAAACTTAATAATGTAATTTGCATGTTAAGATAAAGAAAGAGAAAAACTCTTTCTTTTTTTATAATTAATGTTTTAAAGATTCTAAAGTTACTTTTTCGTTATTCATAACTTTTGTTCTTGCAGCTGCTCTTACATCATCAGTTAATGATACAAGACCAAGTTCAGTTAAGATACCATCACTTCCAATCATTTTTTCAGACATAAATAAGTTCGTATAATCTTTTAATGCTGGAACATCTTTTGCGTGTTGATTTTTAATATAGAAATACATAGATCTAGCAATTGGGTATTTACCAGATGAAATTGTTTCAACAGTTGGCATAGTATTTTCGATACTTAATCCAACAACTTTATCTTTGTTTTCTTCTAAAAATGAATATCCAAAAATACCAATTGCAGCTTCATTTTTAGTTAATTTTTGAACGATTAAGTTGTCATTTTCACCAGACTCAACATAAACACCATCTGTTCTTAAAACAGAATAAGCTTTATATTTTTTATTTGCTTTTTCATCAGCTTTATATAAATCAGTATAAACTGGCATTTTTTCAAATACATGTTGTAATACTAATTCTTCAATAGAGTCTCTTGTCCCAGATGATTTAGGTGGTCCGTAAACAATAATTTCTCTATTTGGTAAAGATGCATCAATATCTGACCATTTTTTATATGGATTTGCAATTAATGTTTTACCATCTTTTGATGGAACTTCTTGAGCTACTGCTAATGCTAATTGTTCTTTTGTTACATTGAACCCTTTAACTTTTGCAGATTGAGCAATTGCAATACCATCAAATCCAATTAATGCTTCAGTGATATCTGTTACACCATTTTCTTCACACATTTTAAATTCTTTGTCTTTCATTCTTCTTGAAGCATTTGTGATATCTGGAGTATTTAAATCAACACCAGCACAAAATAGTTTCATTCCTCCACCAGTACCAGTTGATTCAACTACAGGAGTAGGAAATTTTGTAGTAGCTCCAAATTCTTCAGCTACTGATGATGAAAAAGGATATACAGTAGAAGAACCAACAATTTTAATTTGGTCTCTTGCACTTAACGTAGTTGCTAATAAAGCACTTGCAATTAAAGCCATAGATGTTTTTTTGAAAGTCATTTTTATCTCCGATAATTTTTTTTACCGTGAAAGTTTAATGTTAGTTGGTTACATTTTGGTTACTATAAGGAATAGTTAGTTTTGTTGTTTAATAAATTTTTCTTGAAATTCTTGGTAAGTTCTTACGAAAAGTTCTTCGTTATCTTCAGGTTTATAAATAACTGCTTTTACCCAAATGTCATTTTCTTGTATCTTACAGAAATTTAGAGGAATATAAAATTTTTTATTTTTGTAGTGAATATAAGTTGTATTTAGTTCTATCATAGATAAAAAAAGCTAATGGATTATAATCCATTAGCTTCGATAAGTTTAGATTGATGATCAGCAATAAGAGGATCAATTACTTCATCAAATAAACCATCATTCATGATGTAGTCAAGTCTATAAAGAGTTAAGTTGATTCTATGATCACTGATTCTATTTTGTGGATAGTTATAAGTTCTAATTCTTCCACTTCTATCACCAGTGCCTACTTGCTCTTTTCTAGTAGCACCTTCTGTTTCCATTTTCTTTTGCATCTCAATTTCATAAAGTTTTGCTTTTAAAACTTTCATAGCTCTGTCTTTATTTTTATGTTGAGATTTTTGATCTTGGTTTGTTACTACTATACCAGATGGAATATGAGTGATTCTAACAGCCGAGTCTGTAGTATTTACAGATTGACCACCATTTCCACTGGCTCTCATAACATCAATTTTTAAATCATTAGGATCAATTTCAACTTCAACATCATCAACTTCAGGCATAACTGCAACAGTAATTGCTGATGTGTGAACTCGTCCTTGAGATTCAGTTGCGGGAACCCTTTGAACTCTATGAGTACCACCCTCAAATTTTAGTTTTGAATAAACGTGGTCACCTTTAACAAGAATAACTATTTCCTTGTATCCTCCAGATTCACTCTCACTTGAACTCATAATTTCAACTTTCCAACCATTGTTTTCTGCATATCTTAAATAACCTCTAAATAAGTCACCTACAAATATTGCAGCTTCATCTCCACCTGTACCAGCTCTTAATTCTAAATAGATATTTTTATCATCATTAGGATCTTTAGGAATCATTAAAAATTTAATATCTTCTTCAAGCTTTGGTTTTTTTATTTCTAATTCTTTTAACTCTTCTTTTGCTAAGTCTCCAAGTTCAGAATCATCTAGCATAAGTTTATTTTCTTCAATATTATCTATTAATTTAATATATTCTCTAGCTTTAGAAACAATAGGTTGAATACTTGACTGTTCTTTTGAAAGATCAGTCATTCTTTTTATATCAGCAGTAATATCTGGAGACATTAATAATTCATTAATTTCCTCAAATCTGTTGATAAATGGTTGTAGTTTATCTTTTAACATAAATTATATAGCGTTAACTTTTACTTGTAATCTACTAACTCTTCTTGCAGCAGTACCTTGTTTTAAAATACCTTTTGATACACAATGATGTAGGTATTTGTTTGCTGCTTTCATAGCTTCTACAGCTTTTTCTTTATCAGCTATTTCAATTGCAGATAATACATTTTTAGTTACGTTTTTGATTCTAGTTTTATAAAATCTATTTCTCTCAGTCTTAATCTTTGTTTGTCTAGCTCTTTTTTCGCAAGATTTATGATTTGCCATTTTTTTTAACCTCTTTGTAAAAATTTTAAGGGTAGAATATTACCCAAAGTAACTTAAAGAGAGTTTAATTTTAGGAAGGTTTAATGAAACTATTCGGAACAGATGGCGTTAGAGGTAAGGCAGGTGATTTCTTAGATGCAATTACAGTATTGAAATTAGCAAAAGCTGCTGGAATCTATTTTAGAAAGCATTCAACAACTAAAAAAATTCTTGTAGGAAAAGATACAAGAAGAAGTGGTTATATGATAGAAAATGCACTTGTAAGTGGATTGACTGCTGTTGGATATGATGTAATTCAAATTGGACCAATGCCAACACCTGCAATTGCATACTTAACTGAAAGTATGAGATGTGATGCAGGAATTATGATAAGTGCATCTCACAATCCTTTTGAAGATAATGGTATTAAATTTTTTGACAATCATGGTGATAAGTTAAGTATTGCTGCTGAAGAAGAGATTGAAAAAATATTTAGTGATGTTGAATTAATG belongs to Arcobacter defluvii and includes:
- the pstC gene encoding phosphate ABC transporter permease subunit PstC codes for the protein MSTFESRKKQRELIEKLIKIGLICAAAISILTTFGILFSILFEAIEFFKLRSFWYFITGTVWSPGVVGSQFGALPIFAGTFVITLIALAVSIPIGLGSAIYMSEYASPKLRDYLKPLLEVLAGIPTVVYGFFAAITVAPLVVKVAESVGLEATFNSALASGIVMGIMIIPVISSLSDDVIRAVPDSQRKAAFGLGMTHGETIKNIVLPSAMPGIISASLLALSKALGETMIVVMAAGLRPNLSWNPLEDMTTVTVTIVNSLVGDFEFNSPETLSAFALGLILFIVTLILNMISLSLIRKFKEKYKVNTL
- a CDS encoding GGDEF domain-containing protein — translated: MPNWTEIIEKLDYAFQPIIYSHSGKIYAVEALLRNTNLIPELTSIDDLFNLAFNDDYLYELDLQLREKAISKFSKIKIDNIKLFYNLDNRIIYNKKYSQGNTAKILKKYGLNKDRICFELSEKGTAIEQNALSTMIQKYKQSSYTIAIDDFGIGVSGLKLLYFSEANVIKLDRFFITNIDQDSKKKLFCSSIIEMAHIMGMQVVAEGIETAKEFYTCKDIGADFIQGYLVQRPTLQINDITSTYLNIITLINDDKRLNATNIINDEFIEEITPLSVNTSLYDLFVHFKENTKIHFVPIIDEFENFLGIIYESDIKKISYSQYGLSLAQNQTVSSTLIKYIKPALSVEISWGIDKILEMYNLKANDSLGIFITDSDKYKGFINLNSLLTLSYKRNIEIATNQNPLTKLPGNNQIEKFIEKSLKKNQKVITHIIYFDFNDFKPFNDIYGFRQGDRAILIFSELLQKRYPKDAFIAHIGGDDFFVGLKNYEYKEVYDLTAEIQEEFKNSAKNIYSKEDKKNGYIISKDRFNMERKFDLLSVSSAIMEINGESNINNFDNSLNILKKASKGSDKPISSIL
- a CDS encoding substrate-binding domain-containing protein; amino-acid sequence: MTFKKTSMALIASALLATTLSARDQIKIVGSSTVYPFSSSVAEEFGATTKFPTPVVESTGTGGGMKLFCAGVDLNTPDITNASRRMKDKEFKMCEENGVTDITEALIGFDGIAIAQSAKVKGFNVTKEQLALAVAQEVPSKDGKTLIANPYKKWSDIDASLPNREIIVYGPPKSSGTRDSIEELVLQHVFEKMPVYTDLYKADEKANKKYKAYSVLRTDGVYVESGENDNLIVQKLTKNEAAIGIFGYSFLEENKDKVVGLSIENTMPTVETISSGKYPIARSMYFYIKNQHAKDVPALKDYTNLFMSEKMIGSDGILTELGLVSLTDDVRAAARTKVMNNEKVTLESLKH
- a CDS encoding DUF1653 domain-containing protein; amino-acid sequence: MIELNTTYIHYKNKKFYIPLNFCKIQENDIWVKAVIYKPEDNEELFVRTYQEFQEKFIKQQN
- the prfA gene encoding peptide chain release factor 1 encodes the protein MLKDKLQPFINRFEEINELLMSPDITADIKRMTDLSKEQSSIQPIVSKAREYIKLIDNIEENKLMLDDSELGDLAKEELKELEIKKPKLEEDIKFLMIPKDPNDDKNIYLELRAGTGGDEAAIFVGDLFRGYLRYAENNGWKVEIMSSSESESGGYKEIVILVKGDHVYSKLKFEGGTHRVQRVPATESQGRVHTSAITVAVMPEVDDVEVEIDPNDLKIDVMRASGNGGQSVNTTDSAVRITHIPSGIVVTNQDQKSQHKNKDRAMKVLKAKLYEIEMQKKMETEGATRKEQVGTGDRSGRIRTYNYPQNRISDHRINLTLYRLDYIMNDGLFDEVIDPLIADHQSKLIEANGL
- the rpsT gene encoding 30S ribosomal protein S20, whose amino-acid sequence is MANHKSCEKRARQTKIKTERNRFYKTRIKNVTKNVLSAIEIADKEKAVEAMKAANKYLHHCVSKGILKQGTAARRVSRLQVKVNAI